The DNA sequence ACCGACTACCTGCCGGTGGACGACGTGGAGAACTGCCTGACCGGCGGTGGCCGACCGGACGACGTCGTCCGGGACCTGCTGCGCCGCACCCTCGACGCGGGCGGTGGCGACAACGTTTCCGCTCTGCTCGTCACGATTCTGGAGTAGCCGTGGACGACATGCACAGTGAAGCGGGCAACGAGCGCGCCGCCGGGCCGCTGAGCCCGCCGACCAGCCGGGACGATCTTCCGGTGACGACGGTCGACCAGCCCGCGACCAGCCGGGACGATCTTCCGGTGACGACAGTGGATCAGCCCGCGACCACCCCCGACGAGCCGACCGGACGGTACCGGCGGGTGAACCTGCCACCGGCCCTGCTCGACCGGTACTTTCCAGACCGGGACCTCGCCGCAGGCGGCGAGGCGGACCTGATGCTGGTCCGGGACCGGATCAGCGGCACACCGGCGGTCATCCGGATCTACCGTCGCGGTGACGCCGTCGACAGCGCCACCCTGGACATCCTGCGGCGGGCGGACCGTCAGCACCTGATCAGCCTGCTGGACTGGGGCCGGAGCGACGGCGTGCTCTGGGAGGTCCTGGAGTACGCGGCCGGCGGGTCGCTGGCGGACCTGCGTCGCGAGCGCCCCGGGCCGTGGACCGACGGGCAGGTCCGCGAGGTGCTCGACCAGCTCCTGCCGGCTCTGGAGTACGTCCACTCGTTGCAGCTGGTGCATCGGGATCTCAAGCCGGACAACGTCCTGGTCCGCTCGGTCGAACCGTTCGACCTGGTACTCGCCGACTTCGGTCTGACGACCATGGTGGCGGCGACCCACGAGATGCGCCAGACCACCTCCCGTACGTTGGCCTACGCCGCTCCCGAGGCGGCCGCCGGCGACACCTGGGCCGGGTTGGACTGGTGGGCGCTCGGGATTCTTCTGGTGGAACTGCTTACCGGGCGGCACCCGTTCCAGCGGCTGGACGGCAGCTGGATGGACGACCGGATGATCGCCCGGGAGATGGCCGTCCGGGAGATCGACCTGAGTCTGATCCGTGACGAGCGGTGGCTGCTGCTGTGCCGAGGGCTGTTGACCCGCGCCCCGGAGCAGCGCTGGGGTGCCGCGCAGGTGCGCCGGTGGTGCGCCGGCGGGGCACCCACCGTCGCCGGCCCGAGCGGCCCGGTCTTCGTCTTCGCCGACACCGCCTACAGCTCGCCGCAGGAGTTGGCCGACGCGTTCCGTCGCCGGTGGACCGACGCCCGGCGGCTCCTTGCCGGGCAGGCGTACCGGACCCCGCAGTTCCTGGCGTTACGGGACTGGGCCGCCACCTGCCAGCTGACCGCAGCGGTGCGCGCCCTGGACGAGCCGAGCCGGCCGGACCGGGCGGTCACCCGGCTGATCCACGCCCTGGACCCGGAAGGGGTGGCCGTCTACTGCCAGCGCCCGATGGACCGGGACAGCCTGGTCCAGCTGGCCCAGCAGGCGATCGAAGGCCCCGGCGCGGCCCGGGACATCATCGTCGGGCTGCACGAGGACGGCATCCTAACGGTGCTCGACGGGCGGCCCGGCTGTGCCGGCTACGCACTGATCGACTCCCGGTGGCGGCGGCTCGGCGAAGGTTTCACCTTCCGGGCGCGGGAGCTGGATCCGTCGTTGACGAAGTCGCAGCGCGCGATGTACCTGGCGATGCTGCTGCTGGCCGCCTTCCCCGGCCAGGACCAGATGTACGCCAGGCAGGCCGAGGCCGCAGCGGCCGACC is a window from the Solwaraspora sp. WMMD792 genome containing:
- a CDS encoding protein kinase, with the translated sequence MHSEAGNERAAGPLSPPTSRDDLPVTTVDQPATSRDDLPVTTVDQPATTPDEPTGRYRRVNLPPALLDRYFPDRDLAAGGEADLMLVRDRISGTPAVIRIYRRGDAVDSATLDILRRADRQHLISLLDWGRSDGVLWEVLEYAAGGSLADLRRERPGPWTDGQVREVLDQLLPALEYVHSLQLVHRDLKPDNVLVRSVEPFDLVLADFGLTTMVAATHEMRQTTSRTLAYAAPEAAAGDTWAGLDWWALGILLVELLTGRHPFQRLDGSWMDDRMIAREMAVREIDLSLIRDERWLLLCRGLLTRAPEQRWGAAQVRRWCAGGAPTVAGPSGPVFVFADTAYSSPQELADAFRRRWTDARRLLAGQAYRTPQFLALRDWAATCQLTAAVRALDEPSRPDRAVTRLIHALDPEGVAVYCQRPMDRDSLVQLAQQAIEGPGAARDIIVGLHEDGILTVLDGRPGCAGYALIDSRWRRLGEGFTFRARELDPSLTKSQRAMYLAMLLLAAFPGQDQMYARQAEAAAADPDARAQAWFAALADQDIPAESRPAHHIMLLHLAPLAADRTARQRADREIRQAEEARQRTLSRRQTLDVRSGPLAVVCGALACWLARPEPVPLGPVTAPWWLLAGVAIAATFYLGYRARRGGRRKTSFVAFGCGVIAVLLLYNGLGGQLPLPG